A DNA window from Phragmites australis chromosome 11, lpPhrAust1.1, whole genome shotgun sequence contains the following coding sequences:
- the LOC133884918 gene encoding serine/threonine-protein kinase STY13-like, with translation MKEGTGGGGGGGDAGFVRADQIDLKSLDEQLERHLSRAWTMEKRKEEAAGAGAIADQRGGGRQPRWPKQRREEWEIDPAKLVVKGVIARGTFGTVHRGIYDGHDVAVKLLDWGEDGHRSEQDIVALRAAFSQEVSVWHKLEHPNVTKFIGAIMGARDLNIQTENGHIGMPSNICCVVVEYLPGGALKSFLIKNRRKKLAFKVVVQIALDLAKGLCYLHSKKIVHRDVKTENMLLDKTRTVKIADFGVARLEASNPSDMTGETGTLGYMAPEVLNGNPYNRKCDVYSFGICLWEIYCCDMPYPDLSFAEVTSAVVRQNLRPDIPRCCPSSLANVMKRCWDANPDKRPEMAEVVSMLEAIDTSKGGGMIPVDQRPGCLACFRKYRGP, from the exons ATGAAGGAGGGGACTGGAGGCGGCGGGGGAGGTGGGGATGCGGGGTTCGTGCGGGCGGACCAGATCGACCTCAAGAGCCTGGACGAGCAGCTGGAGCGCCACCTCAGCCGCGCCTGGACCATGGAGAAGCgcaaggaggaggccgccggcgcTGGCGCCATCGCCGACCAACGGGGCGGCGGGAGGCAACCCAGGTGGCCGAAGCAGAGGAGGGAGGAGTGGGAGATCGACCCCGCCAAGCTCGTCGTGAAGGGCGTCATCGCCCGCGGCACCTTCGGCACCGTCCACCGCGGCATCTACGACGGCCACGACGTCGCAG TGAAATTACTTGATTGGGGAGAGGATGGTCATAGATCAGAACAGGACATTGTGGCACTAAGAGCAGCTTTTTCACAAGAGGTTTCTGTTTGGCATAAGCTTGAGCATCCAAATGTAACTAAG TTCATAGGGGCTATAATGGGTGCAAGGGATCTAAATATTCAGACAGAAAACGGACATATCGGCATGCCAAGTAATATCTGCTGTGTTGTTGTGGAGTACCTTCCTGGAGGTGCATTAAAATCATTTCTGATAAAGAACAGGAGAAAGAAGTTAGCTTTTAAGGTAGTTGTCCAAATTGCTCTTGATCTTGCCAAGGG ATTATGCTATCTTCActcaaagaagattgtgcaCCGTGACGTGAAGACTGAGAATATGCTCCTAGACAAAACAAGAACTGTGAAAATAGCTGATTTTGGTGTTGCTCGCCTTGAAGCTTCTAATCCCAGTGATATGACGGGCGAAACTGGAACACTTGGTTACATGGCACCTGAG GTTCTTAATGGCAATCCGTACAACAGGAAATGTGATGTTTATAGCTTTGGAATTTGTTTATGGGAGATATACTGCTGTGATATGCCATATCCAGACTTGAGCTTCGCAGAGGTCACATCTGCTGTTGTTCGTCAG AATCTGAGGCCAGATATACCGCGCTGCTGTCCAAGTTCCTTAGCAAACGTGATGAAGCGTTGCTGGGATGCGAACCCTGACAAGCGACCTGAAATGGCTGAGGTTGTGTCCATGTTGGAGGCTATCGATACATCAAAGGGTGGAGGCATGATCCCTGTAGACCAGCGACCAGGATGCCTTGCATGCTTCCGGAAGTACAGAGGTCCGTGA
- the LOC133885237 gene encoding uncharacterized protein LOC133885237 — MGIFWSTPEPPPPMVLVPPLFDYPPIAARTRMSVPAYELMFGKLSLHNLFEDYFDQAGNMTSRIMLKPLEDPHVDLIATVSAAADKKCGTEVKGDALFRWQKELDDPHTFVDLLVSTSNPVLQLRSCAYDPKYRIGAFGTLPLLMGDRVRAEDYGVMGVRYGSENLSLGASFVPFPLSGEVPRGAWLVGRKGSLTAGVQYKPLSGSKHPMPFTELENWNCAVSYGVGSTSPLSPSFIFSLELVRNTQLTASFYQHLVVQRRVKNPFEDDQVVGITNYIDFGLELAARVDKDKPTENGNSLFQLAASWQANKNFLLKGKLSPSKSSVAVAFKSWWKPSFTFSVTAVNDHSKGTTSYGFGLRVEDLRQPSYQRADPNYVMLTPSKEHLAPGVLREYGKRPMFQTQIDSGNYDHLPTELKPIGKIF; from the exons ATGGGGATCTTCTGGAGCACAccggagccaccgccgccgatgGTGCTAGTGCCACCGCTCTTCGACTACCCTCCCATCGCCGCCCGCACCAG GATGTCGGTTCCGGCATATGAGCTAATGTTTGGAAAGCTCTCGCTGCACAATCTGTTTGAGGACTACTTTGATCAGGCTGGGAATATGACCTCAAGGATCATGTTGAAGCCACTGGAAGATCCTCATGTTGATTTGATTGCTACT GTGTCTGCTGCTGCTGATAAAAAATGTGGAACAGAAGTAAAGGGGGATGCTCTATTTCGCTGGCAAAA AGAACTGGATGATCCCCATACCTTTGTGGACCTTCTTGTGTCAACTTCAAATCC CGTGTTGCAGCTGAGGTCATGTGCGTATGATCCTAAGTATCGTATTGGTGCATTTGGAACATTACCTTTGCTAATGGGAGACAG GGTGCGTGCAGAAGATTATGGGGTCATGGGTGTCAGATATGGTTCAGAGAATTTATCACTTGGGGCGTCCTTTGTGCCATTTCCTT TATCCGGCGAGGTACCCCGTGGTGCATGGTTGGTTGGGAGAAAAGGGAGCTTAACTGCAGGAGTTCAATACAAGCCACTTA GTGGAAGCAAACATCCTATGCCATTTACAGAGTTGGAGAACTGGAATTGTGCAGTCAGTTATGGTGTTGGCTCAACTAGCCCGCTCAGCCCTTCATTCATTTTTTCCCTAGAGCTTGTCAGAAATACCCAG CTGACCGCATCATTCTATCAGCACCTGGTTGTTCAAAGAAGG GTAAAAAATCCTTTTGAAGATGATCAGGTTGTTGGCATCACAAACTACATTGACTTTGGACTTGAGTTGGCTGCCAG GGTTGATAAAGATAAGCCTACCGAGAATGGCAATTCCTTGTTTCAGTTGGCTGCAAGTTGGCAAGCTAACAAAAACTTCCTATTAAAG GGAAAACTTAGTCCTTCCAAGTCTTCTGTAGCTGTGGCATTCAAATCATGGTGGAAGCCATCCTTTACATTCAGTGTCACAG CTGTGAATGATCACTCAAAGGGGACAACGTCATATGGATTTGGCCTTCGTGTTGAGGATCTTAGACAGCCCAG TTACCAGAGAGCTGATCCAAACTATGTGATGTTGACACCAAGCAAGGAACACTTGGCACCAGGTGTTTTGCGTGAGTACGGGAAGCGGCCCATGTTCCAGACACAGATTGATTCGGGCAACTATGACCATTTACCAACAGAGTTGAAGCCTATTGGCAAGATATTCTAA